A region from the Silene latifolia isolate original U9 population chromosome 7, ASM4854445v1, whole genome shotgun sequence genome encodes:
- the LOC141591535 gene encoding uncharacterized protein LOC141591535 — MSSQIPISDKLTYLDKKITIFSDKNISTLCKPLIIAGLFLFIYYILVSNHHINHPPQYLSQFRQKLEPLFTNNQSIDIEVTNISHIAIGIAGSVDLWKYRKSYIESWWEPNITKGYLFLDREPTTFAPWPKSSPPYKIYEDTSRYEPYNRHPMRLAIRMVRVIVETFRELHEGVRWYVMADDDTILFMSNLVDVLGKYDHRKYVYIGENSETIQSNIDNSFEMAFGGAGYAISYPLAEALAKNMDVCIKRYPFVYGSDHLMQSCVADLGVSLTHEKGFHQIDLRRDLSGLLAAHPQAPVLSLHHLDAVDPIFPKMERSEALNHLMKAAKVDESRLFQQTICYEKTKNWSFSIAWGYTAHVYEKLIPPSILEKPLETFSPWRKPSKTPFLFNTRWLNKNPCDMPHVFYLDSMNNVTENDPIVSSFTRKTLRTLPPCSPVAPPPSSSGGGGGGVLSDIVKLIVVSPPTKYNVEVGDNRRECCDVLLDQNEKNVTMIKYRACMKNEIVGVDET, encoded by the exons atgtcATCACAAATTCCAATTTCAGATAAGTTAACCTATTTAGATAAAAAAATCACAATTTTTTCTGATAAAAACATTAGTACACTATGCAAACCATTAATAATAGCAGGATTATTCCTCTTCATATACTACATTTTAGTATCAAATCATCATATTAATCACCCACCACAATATTTATCTCAATTTCGACAAAAACTCGAACCCCTTTTCACCAATAATCAATCCATTGATATCGAGGTTACAAACATAAGTCATATAGCAATCGGCATAGCAGGGTCAGTAGACTTATGGAAGTACAGAAAGTCATACATTGAGTCATGGTGGGAACCTAACATAACCAAGGGATACTTATTCCTAGACCGCGAACCAACCACTTTCGCGCCTTGGCCTAAGTCTTCTCCTCCATATAAGATATATGAGGATACATCTAGGTATGAGCCTTATAATAGGCATCCAATGAGGCTTGCTATACGCATGGTACGAGTGATAGTTGAGACATTTCGAGAGTTACATGAAGGAGTAAGGTGGTATGTTATGGCAGATGATGATACTATATTGTTTATGAGTAATTTGGTGGATGTTTTAGGAAAATATGATCATAGGAAGTATGTTTATATTGGGGAGAATTCGGAGACGATTCAATCTAATATCGATAACTCGTTTGAGATGGCATTTGGAGGTGCAGGGTATGCTATAAGTTATCCTTTGGCTGAAGCCTTGGCTAAGAATATGGATGTTTGTATTAAGAG GTACCCTTTTGTGTATGGAAGTGATCATTTGATGCAGTCTTGTGTTGCTGATCTTGGTGTTTCTCTAACTCATGAGAAAGGGTTTCATCAG ATTGATCTACGCAGAGACTTATCAGGATTACTAGCAGCACATCCACAAGCACCGGTGTTATCTCTACACCACCTTGACGCAGTTGATCCGATCTTTCCCAAAATGGAAAGATCGGAGGCCTTAAACCACCTAATGAAGGCGGCTAAGGTCGACGAATCAAGGCTATTCCAACAAACCATTTGCTATGAAAAGACTAAGAATTGGTCATTTTCTATAGCATGGGGTTACACAGCTCATGTGTATGAGAAACTCATACCTCCAAGTATCTTAGAAAAACCGTTAGAGACGTTTTCGCCTTGGAGAAAGCCGTCGAAGACACCGTTTTTGTTTAATACTCGTTGGCTTAACAAAAACCCTTGTGATATGCCTCATGTTTTTTACCTTGATTCTATGAATAATGTTACTGAGAATGATCCCATTGTTTCGAGTTTTACTCGAAAAACGTTGAGGACTTTGCCTCCTTGCTCGCCGGTGGCTCCACCTCCGTCTtcgagtggtggtggtggtggtggtgtcctTAGTGACATTGTTAAGCTTATTGTTGTCTCCCCTCCTACCAAGTATAATGTTGAG